From one Lycium ferocissimum isolate CSIRO_LF1 chromosome 7, AGI_CSIRO_Lferr_CH_V1, whole genome shotgun sequence genomic stretch:
- the LOC132063290 gene encoding pectinesterase 4-like, producing the protein MVGKIVVSLVSLVLLVGVIIGVVVVVHQNGDHKEDKNTKVQMKKVHEFCQAADFKDACAKSLEGVAKNESATIKDYLMAAFQNTVEEVKKGMEEAKKTSVNKETDPYNHMAVDDCKQFLQFAIEELEDSLALVGETDIESLHEYTYDLLNWIGTVYSYQSICLDQLTTPEYKSVMEKGLTNATQLTNNAINIIAKMSEVLKSFNIQIPEGLLDNTNSSPHRRLLELNKIDQDGYPTWFPAADRKLLGKPSKKKGKGGAAPGGGAPLPPIGSGPITPHAVVAKDGSGKFKTVQDAIRAYPPNHQGRYIIYIKAGVYEEQVLIDKKQPNVFMYGDGAGKSIITCDKNVKIMKFSTTGCATVGVNSDGFLAKGITFRNTAGPAGEQAVALRISGDMGAVFDCSIEAFQDTLYYQTGRQFYRNCVISGTIDFIFGMGSCVIQNSEIILRRPKSKNCVTADGKELADKISGVVIQNCKIVADKEYYPDRLKLENYLARPWKPFSTNVFLENEIGDLIRPEGFMIWDGAKFHETCFMYEYGNRGPGAATNARNKLIKNYKVLSPQEATKYTVGTFLNANEWLPGTSAPYYVGLGGK; encoded by the exons ATGGTGGGGAAAATAGTGGTTTCGTTAGTATCATTAGTTCTTTTAGTTGGTGTGATAATTGGAGTGGTGGTCGTTGTCCACCAAAATGGGGATCACAAAGAAGATAAAAACACCAAAGTCCAAATGAAAAAAGTACACGAGTTCTGTCAGGCCGCTGATTTCAAAGACGCATGTGCCAAGTCACTCGAAGGGGTAGCCAAAAATGAGTCCGCTACAATAAAGGACTACCTAATGGCTGCCTTCCAAAACACTGTGGAAGAAGTGAAAAAGGGTATGGAGGAGGCTAAAAAAACTTCGGTTAACAAAGAAACGGACCCTTACAATCACATGGCGGTGGATGATTGCAAGCAGTTCTTGCAATTCGCCATCGAAGAGCTCGAGGACTCGCTCGCATTGGTCGGTGAGACGGATATTGAGTCACTCCATGAGTACACATATGATCTGTTGAATTGGATTGGCACTGTCTACTCCTACCAATCCATATGCCTTGATCAACTAACAACTCCCGAGTACAAATCCGTTATGGAAAAAGGGTTGACGAACGCTACTCAGCTCACCAACAACGCGATCAACATCATAGCAAAGATGTCGGAGGTTTTGAAATCCTTCAACATTCAAATCCCCGAAGGTCTCCTCGATAACACCAACAGCTCTCCTCACCGCCGTCTCCTCGAGTTAAACAAGATCGATCAGGACGGTTACCCAACATGGTTCCCCGCTGCTGATCGTAAGCTTTTGGGAAAACCCtcgaaaaagaaaggaaaaggtgGTGCTGCTCCAGGAGGGGGCGCTCCACTTCCTCCTATCGGGTCTGGCCCAATAACTCCTCACGCAGTGGTTGCCAAGGATGGAAGTGGCAAATTTAAGACCGTTCAGGATGCTATCAGAGCTTACCCACCAAATCATCAAGGCAGATACATTATCTACATCAAGGCTGGGGTTTACGAGGAACAGGTACTTATCGACAAAAAGCAACCAAACGTGTTCATGTATGGTGACGGCGCAGGGAAATCTATCATCACTTGTGACAAAAATGTTAAAATAATGAAATTCAGCACCACGGGTTGTGCTACAGTCG GTGTTAACAGCGATGGATTCCTAGCGAAGGGAATTACATTCCGTAACACTGCTGGTCCAGCAGGGGAACAAGCGGTGGCACTTAGGATCTCCGGAGATATGGGGGCGGTATTCGACTGCAGCATAGAGGCGTTCCAAGACACGTTGTACTACCAAACAGGCAGGCAATTCTACCGCAACTGCGTGATCTCAGGTACCATAGATTTCATATTCGGGATGGGGTCATGTGTGATCCAGAACAGTGAGATCATTCTAAGAAGGCCTAAGTCGAAGAACTGCGTCACAGCTGATGGGAAGGAATTAGCGGACAAAATCAGTGGGGTGGTAATCCAAAACTGCAAGATCGTAGCAGACAAAGAATACTACCCAGATAGGTTGAAACTGGAAAATTACTTAGCACGACCGTGGAAGCCATTCTCGACCAATGTTTTCCTGGAAAATGAGATCGGTGACCTCATTAGGCCCGAGGGATTTATGATATGGGATGGTGCAAAATTTCACGAAACATGTTTTATGTATGAGTATGGCAACAGAGGACCTGGTGCTGCAACTAACGCAAGGAACAAACTCATCAAGAATTACAAGGTCCTTAGCCCACAGGAAGCGACTAAATACACTGTTGGTACTTTTCTTAATGCTAATGAATGGTTGCCTGGCACCAGTGCACCTTACTACGTTGGTCTTGGTGGAAAATAG